The following proteins are encoded in a genomic region of Magnolia sinica isolate HGM2019 chromosome 1, MsV1, whole genome shotgun sequence:
- the LOC131243158 gene encoding probable inositol transporter 2, whose protein sequence is MEGPIHPVDTTAFRDCFSLAWKNPYVLRLAFSAGIGGLLFGYDTGVISGALLYIRDDFTAVDKRTFLQESIVSTAVAGAIIGAAVGGWTSDWMGRRTTILVADFLFLIGAIVMAAAPNPAILIVGRVFVGLGVGMASMSSPLYISEASPAKIRGALVSTNCFLITGGQFLSYLLNLAFTKAPGTWRWMLGVAGVPALLQFVLMFFLPESSRWLYRKGRVEEARSILKKIYPPHEVEAEIDALRESVEAEFKEEGSSEKISFIKLWKTKTVRRGLIAGVGLQVFQQFVGINTVMYYSPTIVQLAGFASNQTALLLSLITSGLNAFGSIVSIYFIDGMGRKKLLIISLTGVMISLGILSAAFHETSSHAPDVGVAATNHFSNYTCPDYQTASTTWDCMRCLKASSPDCGFCASGTNKMFPGACLILNKTVRDVCHKENREWYTKGCPSNYGWIALIGLALYIIFFSPGMGTVPWIVNSEIYPLRFRGVCGGIAATAVWISNLIVAQSFLSLTEAIGTSWTFFIFGLISVAGLIFVLIFVPETKGLPIEEVEKMLEQRSIQLVFWKKGSDEKNKKNSVV, encoded by the exons ATGGAAGGACCAATTCATCCAGTCGACACAACGGCTTTCAGAGACTGTTTCTCTCTTGCATGGAAGAATCCATACGTTCTTCGTCTTGCATTTTCTGCTGGAATTGGTGGTCTGCTCTTCGGTTATGATACAG GTGTAATTTCAGGAGCCCTTCTTTACATTCGAGATGACTTCACAGCTGTTGATAAGAGAACGTTTTTACAG GAGAGCATTGTGAGCACGGCAGTCGCAGGGGCAATCATAGGAGCTGCGGTTGGAGGATGGACGAGCGACTGGATGGGAAGGAGAACAACCATCCTAGTCGCTGACTTCCTCTTCCTTATTGGCGCCATCGTCATGGCCGCTGCTCCAAACCCTGCTATCCTCATCGTCGGCCGCGTCTTCGTGGGCCTTGGTGTTGGAATGGCATCAATGTCATCCCCACTCTACATCTCAGAAGCTTCTCCAGCCAAAATCCGTGGCGCGCTTGTCAGCACCAATTGCTTTCTCATAACAGGAGGCCAGTTCCTGTCCTACCTTCTCAACCTAGCCTTCACTAAG GCACCTGGAACATGGAGGTGGATGCTTGGAGTTGCTGGAGTTCCGGCTCTGTTACAGTTTGTATTGATGTTCTTTCTACCTGAATCGTCTCGTTGGCTGTATAGAAAG GGAAGGGTAGAGGAAGCAAGATCCATACTAAAGAAAATATACCCACCCCACGAGGTGGAAGCGGAGATCGACGCCCTTCGAGAATCAGTTGAAGCCGAATTCAAGGAAGAAGGATCTTCAGAAAAGATAAGCTTTATCAAGTTATGGAAGACAAAGACAGTAAGGAGAGGTCTCATTGCAGGTGTAGGACTTCAAGTGTTTCAGCAATTTGTGGGTATTAACACAGTCATGTATTACAGTCCTACAATAGTTCAGTTAGCTGGATTTGCATCCAATCAAACTGCACTTCTACTCTCACTCATCACCTCTGGACTCAATGCTTTTGGCTCTATAGTCAGTATCTACTTCATTGATGGTATGGGCCGGAAAAAGCTCTTGATCATCAGTCTAACTGGGGTCATGATCTCACTCGGCATCCTGTCAGCTGCTTTCCATGAGACTAGTTCTCATGCACCAGATGTTGGTGTGGCAGCAACGAACCATTTCAGCAACTACACCTGCCCAGATTACCAGACAGCTTCTACGACTTGGGATTGTATGAGATGCTTGAAGGCTTCTTCTCCAGATTGTGGGTTTTGTGCTTCTGGCACTAACAAG ATGTTTCCTGGAGCATGTTTGATTTTAAATAAAACGGTGAGAGATGTCTGCCACAAGGAAAACAGGGAATGGTACACAAAAGGATGTCCAAGCAACTATGGATGGATAGCATTGATTGGATTAGCTCTCTACATTATCTTCTTTTCTCCAGGGATGGGAACTGTTCCTTGGATCGTGAATTCTGAAATCTATCCTCTAAGATTTAGAGGAGTCTGCGGTGGAATAGCTGCTACAGCTGTTTGGATTTCAAACCTGATAGTGGCCCAGTCTTTCCTGTCCTTAACTGAAGCTATAGGAACGTCATGGACGTTCTTCATTTTCGGATTGATATCTGTGGCTGGCTTGATTTTCGTGTTGATTTTTGTGCCTGAGACGAAAGGGTTGCCTATCGAGGAAGTGGAGAAGATGCTGGAGCAAAGATCTATACAGTTGGTGTTTTGGAAGAAAGGATCTgatgagaaaaataaaaagaattcgGTTGTGTGA